The following proteins are encoded in a genomic region of Glycine max cultivar Williams 82 chromosome 18, Glycine_max_v4.0, whole genome shotgun sequence:
- the LOC102664736 gene encoding putative glycine-rich cell wall structural protein 1, translated as MYIVACCLRLLLCGDGGNISSSNDSRNTGGGHGDSDSGGHDINGGGSDNVVVTVNDGGGGDSSDRSSISGGGDNNVDDVGDNSDSSGGGGGGGDGGVGGGTK; from the exons ATGTATATAGTTGCTTGTTG tttacgaCTGCTTTTATGTGGTGATGGTGGTAACATCAGCAGCAGCAACGATAGTAGAAATACTGGTGGAGGTCACGGTGACAGTGACAGTGGTGGTCATGATATCAATGGTGGGGGTAGTGATAATGTGGTTGTGACAGTCAATGATGGTGGTGGCGGCGACAGCAGTGACAGAAGTAGTAttagtggtggtggtgataacaatgttgatgatgttggtgACAATAGTGATAGtagcggtggtggtggtggtggtggcgatGGCGGTGTTGGTGGTGGCACCAAGTAG
- the LOC121173922 gene encoding uncharacterized protein, with the protein MEQWAPRGAWADKYLLSVQNIKNDSKLYVNIDDIAEIKKFRNSLCVPFYVGGVLDEGSGSQSKYSQRSAQDKFLHNAQMVKLGDISRLREDCFCLTIATVDEILIDTPWNYDSCSNCTTTFDPLKIVGTCRSCQSEVSHTVPRYKLVVKMEHNGDKANFHFEYSGC; encoded by the exons ATGGAACAATGGGCACCTCGTGGAGCATGGGCAG ACAAGTATCTCCTCAGtgtccaaaatataaaaaatgactcCAAGTTGTATGTGAACATCGATGATATTGCCGAGATAAAGAAGTTCCGTAATAG TTTATGTGTCCCATTTTATGTTGGTGGAGTATTAGATGAAGGGAGTGGTTCGCAGTCCAAGTATTCACAAAGAAGCGCACAGGATAAGTTCTTGCATAATGCTCAAATGGTGAAGTTAGGTGACATAAGCAGATTGAGAGAG gacTGTTTCTGTTTGACCATTGCTACGGTGGATGAAATCCTAATTGATACACCATGGAATTATGATAGTTGTTCCAACTGCACTACAACATTTGATCCGTTAAAAATAGTGGGTACTTGCCGTTCGTGCCAGAGCGAAGTTAGTCATACGGTTCCTAG GTATAAATTAGTTGTGAAAATGGAGCACAATGGGGACAAAGCTAACTTTCATTTCGAGTACAG TGGTTGTTAA